A stretch of Leptospira hartskeerlii DNA encodes these proteins:
- a CDS encoding alpha/beta hydrolase → MLWQKFETLAARALLSLPNSVLGIFGKDIKRGRTLDPKVRTALLLAKIKPKPENLTPPKARKLFKNIMEFFDLEKAEIPRVENFSIPGTGPRINVRLYSSNISKNLEPCLLYFHGGGFVIGDLESHDPPLRYLAKTSGRAILAVDYRLGPEHAYPSSWEDAYSAYKWVKENGKSLGIDPKKIAVGGDSAGGNLAISISTQAKKEKLALPQFQILIYPWIDLIQERKSVEEFANGYALTRDLLRYFKYHSLPNVKDWKDPRVTPFQQTNFSHTPKTYMLIAGFDPLQDEGLAYADLLQKAKVKLEIKTYETLIHGFFNLGRSVPEAKNALDQIAKWIQAGFTEK, encoded by the coding sequence GTGCTTTGGCAAAAGTTTGAAACCTTAGCCGCAAGAGCTTTACTTTCTCTTCCAAACTCAGTACTTGGGATCTTCGGAAAGGATATCAAAAGAGGAAGGACCTTGGATCCCAAGGTCCGAACCGCATTACTTTTAGCTAAAATAAAACCTAAACCGGAAAATTTAACTCCTCCTAAAGCGAGAAAACTTTTCAAAAATATAATGGAATTTTTCGACTTGGAGAAAGCAGAAATTCCCAGGGTGGAAAATTTCTCAATCCCCGGAACAGGTCCGAGAATCAATGTCAGATTATATTCTTCTAATATATCTAAAAACTTAGAGCCATGTTTACTTTATTTTCACGGAGGAGGATTCGTAATCGGGGATTTGGAATCTCATGATCCGCCCTTGAGATACTTAGCGAAAACTTCAGGTAGAGCGATACTCGCAGTCGATTATAGATTGGGACCTGAACATGCTTATCCTTCTTCTTGGGAAGATGCATATTCCGCTTACAAATGGGTAAAGGAGAATGGAAAGTCACTCGGAATTGATCCAAAGAAAATTGCAGTAGGTGGAGATTCTGCGGGAGGAAATTTAGCAATTTCCATTTCTACGCAGGCAAAAAAAGAAAAACTCGCTCTTCCTCAATTCCAAATACTTATCTATCCTTGGATCGATCTAATCCAAGAAAGAAAAAGTGTAGAAGAATTTGCAAATGGATACGCTCTCACTCGGGATTTGCTCCGATATTTCAAATATCACAGCTTACCGAATGTAAAAGATTGGAAAGACCCAAGAGTTACACCTTTCCAACAAACAAACTTCTCTCATACGCCTAAAACTTATATGTTGATCGCAGGATTTGATCCATTACAGGACGAAGGACTCGCATATGCAGACCTTCTTCAGAAAGCAAAAGTAAAACTGGAAATTAAAACCTATGAAACCTTGATCCACGGATTTTTCAATTTAGGAAGAAGTGTTCCTGAAGCAAAAAATGCCCTGGATCAAATCGCAAAATGGATACAAGCTGGTTTTACCGAAAAATAA
- a CDS encoding flavin-containing monooxygenase, whose amino-acid sequence MQELPKVCVIGAGSSGITVCKSLQDKGIPYDCYEKGSDVGGNWRYKNDNGLSNIYKSLHINTHRDRMEYRDYPMPDWYADYPNHEPIQKYFVDYVEHFGLRKHIKFKNGVAKIEPQDDGTYLVTSEKGEKIFYDAVIVANGHHWSPRWPEPDFPGKFNGKIIHSHDYVDPEHPIQLVGKRVVVLGMGNSAMDISVELSRPGVAKKVFLSSRRGAWVIPNYLFGKPLDKQTELLPPGTPFWLKQFLFGTMLKIGVGKMEDFGLPKPDHKPGEAHPTISQDILVRLGRGDIKYKPVIQEYNGNKVKFSDGSEEEIDAIIYCTGYNVKFPFFKSEFISAPENHLPLFHRTFKPDLNNLFFVGLYQPLGAIMPLAEFQGKWLAEYLTGNYSLPTKPEMQKQIQEYEKRMKKRYVTSARHTMQVDYEDFLYYMQKELKAGKKRASKSLQTLPVPSKAKYKQSGKQSSSNGKSEPRKKSALAKV is encoded by the coding sequence ATGCAAGAGTTGCCGAAAGTCTGCGTTATTGGCGCTGGCTCTAGTGGAATCACTGTTTGTAAATCATTGCAGGACAAAGGAATCCCTTACGACTGTTACGAAAAAGGAAGCGATGTTGGAGGTAATTGGAGATATAAAAACGACAACGGTTTGAGTAATATTTATAAATCATTACATATCAATACTCATAGAGATAGAATGGAATACAGGGACTATCCGATGCCAGATTGGTACGCGGATTATCCGAATCACGAGCCTATTCAAAAATATTTCGTAGATTATGTGGAACATTTTGGACTTCGTAAACATATTAAGTTTAAGAACGGTGTGGCAAAAATTGAGCCGCAGGACGACGGAACTTATCTAGTCACTAGCGAGAAGGGAGAAAAAATATTTTATGATGCGGTTATTGTAGCTAACGGACATCATTGGTCTCCTCGTTGGCCTGAACCTGACTTTCCCGGCAAATTTAACGGAAAGATAATACACTCTCACGACTATGTAGATCCGGAACATCCGATCCAATTGGTAGGCAAAAGAGTTGTAGTACTTGGTATGGGAAACAGCGCTATGGATATTTCCGTTGAGTTAAGCCGTCCTGGAGTTGCAAAAAAAGTTTTCTTAAGTTCCAGAAGAGGCGCTTGGGTGATCCCGAATTATCTATTTGGAAAACCTTTAGATAAACAAACAGAGTTACTTCCTCCCGGAACACCTTTCTGGTTAAAACAATTTCTGTTTGGAACTATGTTAAAAATTGGGGTTGGTAAAATGGAAGATTTTGGTCTTCCGAAGCCGGATCATAAACCTGGAGAAGCTCATCCGACTATCTCTCAAGATATTTTAGTAAGACTCGGAAGAGGAGATATAAAATACAAACCTGTGATCCAAGAATATAATGGAAACAAGGTAAAGTTTTCTGACGGCTCCGAGGAAGAAATTGACGCGATCATTTATTGCACTGGATATAACGTCAAGTTCCCATTCTTCAAGTCTGAGTTCATCTCTGCTCCCGAAAATCATCTTCCTTTGTTCCATAGGACTTTCAAACCGGACCTGAATAATTTATTCTTTGTAGGATTGTATCAGCCTTTAGGAGCGATCATGCCCCTCGCAGAGTTCCAAGGAAAATGGCTCGCAGAATATCTAACTGGAAATTATAGCCTACCTACAAAACCGGAAATGCAAAAGCAGATCCAAGAATACGAAAAAAGAATGAAGAAGAGATATGTAACTTCTGCAAGACATACAATGCAGGTAGACTACGAAGACTTTTTGTATTATATGCAGAAGGAGTTAAAAGCAGGTAAAAAGAGAGCTTCAAAAAGTTTACAAACATTACCCGTTCCATCCAAAGCAAAATATAAACAATCCGGAAAACAAAGCTCTTCGAACGGAAAATCGGAACCAAGGAAAAAAAGTGCTTTGGCAAAAGTTTGA
- a CDS encoding S8 family serine peptidase: MKNKLIIFALIFSIFSVGYLFAEKEMTVLPNWSKLLDPVGNTDNKKYYKRDSKIKFKSSEVLVKFKDNAGDSVKSYAVSSFNGKVLNDLGETGISQVELREGQTVEEAVAEYSTHPDVEYVQPNFIYHASTSPNDPIYNQLWGMNNTGQSVLTATYATNNPGTSNDDMRMESAWDVNTDCSNTIVAVVDSGVNYNHQDLSANMWSSGSCVSDKGVSLGACSNGWDYADNDSNPMDLNGHGTHVAGTIGAEGANGIGVVGVCWTAKIMAVRVLDQSGSGDTATIIKGINFAVRNGAKVLNLSLGGPDYDSAMRSAMANAGSKYDALFVVAAGNDSNDLKSDNTYPCEYDEANILCVAALDQKFQLASFSNYDSSKSRVDIGAPGTNIRSTWAGAEAATSLAFASWTKTTVQGTAWNSANCPPTVLYLSTSCATAIIGTSTSGYSSNTYSVTYAPISITSGADAVTARMNLYLDTESGYDGINMYASTSSVPSIIFSSINKVGSLSGETNGSLIANFEVAAKNCAGSSTCYFGYEFVSDSSVNRAGVAITAFNLITLDVNDLTQYNTINGTSMATPHVTGLATLLRSFNPKFTYSDTIKAIVAGGTTASSLQNITKYGKAANGNGAIRNLEAPTDLSVDVP; encoded by the coding sequence ATGAAGAATAAATTAATCATATTTGCTCTAATTTTTTCGATCTTCTCTGTCGGTTATCTTTTTGCTGAAAAGGAAATGACTGTGCTTCCGAACTGGTCCAAACTTTTGGATCCGGTTGGAAATACTGATAATAAAAAATATTATAAAAGAGATTCTAAAATAAAATTTAAATCTTCGGAAGTCTTGGTCAAGTTTAAAGACAATGCCGGAGACTCAGTAAAATCGTATGCAGTCAGCTCTTTTAATGGAAAAGTACTAAACGATTTAGGTGAGACTGGAATTTCTCAAGTTGAATTGAGAGAAGGCCAAACTGTAGAAGAGGCCGTTGCTGAGTATTCTACTCATCCGGATGTGGAATATGTGCAGCCGAATTTTATCTATCACGCAAGCACATCTCCGAACGATCCGATCTATAATCAGTTATGGGGAATGAATAATACAGGGCAAAGTGTGCTAACTGCAACATATGCTACAAATAATCCCGGAACAAGCAATGACGATATGAGAATGGAAAGTGCATGGGATGTGAACACAGATTGTTCTAACACGATCGTAGCCGTCGTGGATTCAGGAGTGAATTATAATCACCAAGATCTTAGTGCGAATATGTGGAGCTCGGGTTCTTGCGTATCGGATAAAGGCGTTTCTTTAGGCGCGTGTTCCAATGGTTGGGATTACGCAGACAATGATTCCAATCCTATGGATTTGAATGGACACGGAACTCATGTGGCTGGTACGATCGGGGCCGAGGGAGCTAATGGAATAGGAGTTGTAGGAGTTTGTTGGACTGCTAAAATTATGGCGGTTCGAGTTCTGGACCAATCTGGTTCCGGAGATACAGCCACTATTATTAAAGGGATTAATTTTGCAGTACGCAACGGTGCCAAGGTTTTAAACTTAAGTTTAGGTGGTCCTGATTACGATTCGGCTATGCGTTCTGCGATGGCAAATGCAGGAAGCAAGTATGACGCATTATTCGTGGTTGCTGCAGGAAATGATAGTAACGATCTGAAATCGGATAATACGTATCCTTGTGAGTATGATGAAGCTAATATTCTTTGCGTAGCGGCTTTAGACCAAAAATTTCAGTTAGCTAGCTTCTCCAATTATGATTCTTCCAAAAGTAGAGTGGATATAGGCGCTCCTGGCACGAATATTCGAAGTACCTGGGCAGGTGCGGAAGCAGCTACTTCTTTAGCTTTTGCTAGCTGGACAAAGACTACTGTCCAAGGAACAGCTTGGAATTCCGCGAACTGTCCTCCAACTGTTCTATATTTATCAACTAGCTGCGCGACTGCAATTATAGGCACTTCTACTTCCGGATACTCATCTAATACATATTCCGTTACGTATGCTCCTATCTCGATTACTTCAGGTGCAGATGCCGTCACTGCCCGAATGAATTTATATTTAGATACAGAATCTGGTTATGATGGTATCAATATGTATGCTTCCACTTCTTCTGTCCCATCAATTATATTCAGTTCTATTAATAAAGTAGGAAGTCTTTCCGGCGAAACAAACGGTTCATTGATCGCGAATTTTGAAGTCGCAGCGAAAAATTGTGCCGGCTCTTCCACATGCTATTTCGGTTATGAATTCGTTTCAGATTCTTCTGTCAATCGGGCGGGGGTCGCAATCACCGCATTTAATTTAATTACTTTAGATGTTAATGATTTAACTCAATACAATACCATTAACGGAACTTCTATGGCGACTCCTCATGTGACCGGACTTGCTACTTTGTTGAGGTCGTTTAATCCTAAATTTACATATTCAGATACGATTAAAGCGATTGTTGCAGGCGGCACGACTGCTAGTTCTCTCCAAAACATTACTAAATATGGAAAGGCAGCTAACGGAAACGGAGCGATTCGAAATCTGGAAGCGCCTACGGATTTAAGTGTAGATGTTCCTTAA
- a CDS encoding CPBP family intramembrane glutamic endopeptidase, with protein sequence MGSRLWSFLKSEPKTIDLDFTKENSFRIGYTGPERILGLLKESLKDFFQDKRDWISFGGVFLLFLIFWSYNYSFRFAPLFTQALKDNQIGLSLFYFLFFTAGALVIYPIALAFYGKLNEFKSSIPLILGFVVVLAIVCSARIRDSELFRWAGSSSVEIAMLTVNYMGTILAYVALPLAWIILRKNSQDRLLGLDKSPKFGEVLFLLGLMLPIIAIASFSLSFLSVYPRFAGRMSDGYLIYPPTLWIILFEISYAADFAVLETFFRGFMVFPLASRAGSKPAVLAMAFMYGLLHFTKPQFEALGSFFGGFILGMISYRTKSVYAGILIHIGVALAMELAATLQFLYFME encoded by the coding sequence TTGGGATCACGTCTGTGGTCTTTCCTAAAATCTGAGCCGAAAACGATAGACCTAGACTTCACTAAAGAAAATTCTTTCCGTATCGGGTATACCGGTCCGGAGAGAATTTTGGGCTTATTAAAAGAAAGTTTAAAGGATTTTTTTCAAGACAAAAGGGATTGGATCTCTTTCGGGGGAGTGTTCCTTTTATTTTTAATTTTTTGGTCTTATAATTATTCCTTTCGATTTGCTCCACTTTTTACTCAGGCTTTAAAAGATAACCAGATCGGTTTAAGTCTATTTTACTTTTTATTTTTTACCGCAGGTGCTTTGGTCATCTATCCGATTGCTCTTGCGTTCTACGGAAAGTTAAACGAATTCAAATCTTCTATTCCTTTGATCTTAGGTTTTGTAGTAGTTCTTGCAATTGTATGTTCTGCAAGGATCAGGGATTCTGAGTTATTTCGCTGGGCTGGTTCTTCTTCCGTAGAAATTGCGATGCTTACCGTAAACTACATGGGGACAATTCTTGCGTATGTTGCATTACCTCTGGCTTGGATCATTCTTCGCAAAAATTCTCAGGACAGACTCTTAGGTTTAGATAAATCTCCCAAGTTCGGAGAAGTATTGTTCTTATTAGGATTGATGCTCCCTATAATCGCAATTGCATCCTTCTCTCTTTCTTTTCTTTCCGTATATCCTAGGTTCGCAGGAAGAATGTCTGACGGTTATTTGATCTATCCTCCTACTTTATGGATCATTCTATTCGAAATTTCTTATGCAGCCGACTTCGCAGTTTTGGAAACTTTCTTCAGAGGATTTATGGTTTTTCCATTGGCTTCCAGAGCAGGAAGTAAACCTGCAGTTTTAGCGATGGCATTTATGTACGGTTTATTACATTTTACAAAACCCCAATTCGAAGCGTTAGGTTCCTTTTTCGGCGGTTTTATTTTAGGTATGATCTCCTACAGGACTAAATCGGTATATGCAGGAATTCTGATACATATAGGGGTTGCATTGGCAATGGAACTTGCCGCTACTTTGCAGTTTTTATATTTTATGGAGTAA
- a CDS encoding NAD-dependent succinate-semialdehyde dehydrogenase, whose protein sequence is MIQLNRPSLFKNSNFYSGEWRTFSKTIPVFDPATGEKIGEVPDLPREEVRKALEFAEKSQKEWAKTIPKQRARFLRNWADLMIQNKEDLAKIMTWEQGKPLAESRGEIDYAASYLEWFSEEAKRAYGDLIPTHRKELRLMAWKEPVGVTGILTPWNFPSSMITRKIGPALAAGCVVISKPSELTPYSAIALAVLAEEAGIPSGIFQVVTGQPEPIANEFLENKIVRKISFTGSTRVGKILLERSANQVKRISLELGGNAPFIVFADANIKEAIRGAIASKFRNAGQTCVCTNRFLVEEKILEEFAHGLAEEVSKFKVGNGFEEGVNIGPLIHSAAVKKVDSHLKDAIENGGRLLTGGKPHSLGGNFYEPSVISGVSEKSLCFQEETFGPLAPIKSFQSEEEALQIANASDVGLASYVYTNDPARIWRISEAIEAGMVSVNEGILSTEQVPFGGVKESGMGREGSKYGIEEYQEIKYICWGGQG, encoded by the coding sequence ATGATCCAACTCAATCGACCTTCTTTATTCAAAAATTCTAATTTTTATTCAGGAGAATGGAGAACCTTCTCAAAAACTATCCCGGTATTTGATCCTGCAACCGGCGAGAAGATAGGAGAAGTACCTGATCTTCCCAGGGAGGAAGTAAGAAAAGCATTAGAGTTTGCGGAGAAGTCCCAAAAAGAATGGGCAAAAACAATTCCTAAACAAAGAGCAAGATTTCTGAGGAACTGGGCAGACTTAATGATCCAGAACAAGGAAGACTTGGCAAAAATTATGACTTGGGAACAAGGAAAACCTTTAGCGGAATCCAGAGGTGAGATCGATTATGCCGCTTCCTATTTAGAATGGTTTTCTGAAGAAGCAAAACGTGCGTACGGAGATTTGATCCCCACTCATAGAAAAGAACTTAGATTAATGGCCTGGAAAGAGCCCGTGGGTGTCACAGGGATTTTAACTCCTTGGAATTTTCCTTCTTCTATGATCACTCGAAAGATAGGACCCGCGCTCGCAGCTGGATGTGTTGTGATCTCTAAACCTTCCGAACTCACTCCTTATTCGGCAATCGCGTTAGCTGTTCTTGCAGAAGAGGCCGGTATCCCTTCCGGGATTTTTCAAGTGGTCACTGGGCAACCCGAACCGATCGCAAATGAATTTTTAGAGAACAAAATTGTTCGTAAGATAAGTTTTACAGGCTCTACGAGAGTGGGAAAAATCCTTTTAGAAAGATCAGCGAACCAAGTTAAAAGAATTTCGCTGGAGTTAGGAGGCAATGCACCGTTCATAGTGTTCGCGGATGCAAATATAAAAGAAGCAATACGTGGAGCAATTGCATCAAAATTTCGTAATGCAGGTCAAACCTGCGTTTGTACAAACAGATTTTTGGTAGAGGAAAAGATCCTAGAAGAATTTGCTCACGGTCTAGCGGAAGAAGTTTCCAAATTCAAGGTTGGGAACGGTTTTGAAGAAGGAGTCAATATTGGCCCTTTGATCCATTCTGCTGCAGTCAAAAAAGTGGACTCACATTTAAAAGATGCCATCGAAAATGGAGGAAGACTTCTGACGGGAGGCAAGCCTCATTCTCTGGGCGGGAACTTCTACGAACCGAGCGTTATCTCGGGAGTCTCCGAAAAATCGTTATGCTTCCAAGAAGAGACATTCGGCCCACTCGCACCTATAAAAAGTTTCCAATCGGAAGAAGAAGCATTACAGATTGCAAACGCGAGCGATGTAGGTTTGGCATCTTACGTGTATACGAACGATCCTGCCAGGATCTGGAGAATTTCCGAAGCTATAGAAGCCGGAATGGTTTCCGTAAACGAAGGCATTTTATCCACAGAACAGGTGCCATTTGGTGGAGTTAAAGAGTCCGGTATGGGCAGAGAAGGCTCTAAATATGGGATAGAAGAGTATCAAGAAATAAAATATATCTGTTGGGGCGGCCAAGGTTAA
- a CDS encoding GMC family oxidoreductase: MKTEEKTNVHFDYDFIIVGSGFGGSVSAMRLSQKGYSVLVIESGKRWTAKEFPKTNWSVHKYLWMPRLGFYGIQRLNLLKDFFLVSGAGVGGGSLVYANTLYVPSDKTLNHPTYKKIGGKDGMLPFYKVASTMLGVVKNPHLDGSDAILKEIAHEMGRGETFSATPVGVFFGEKQGQTVEDPFFLGDGPERTTCNLCGGCMVGCRFNSKNTLDKNYLFFAEKLGTRILPETKVTDIVPLNERGEMDPDASGEFGYQLSTRSTTGWLGSPKRKFKAKSVVLSAAVMGTVGLLLHSREAGHMKRLSIRLGDDVRTNSETVLGVTKFGKDVDFSRGVAITSSIHPDEHTHIEPVRYSKGSDFFGTLASVLTDGGGFFPRPLKYFFTMFTQPIYFLKASWPFGFAKNSLILLVMQTLDNKVKLVQKRRMSWPFEKSMTSAIGSGEKVPSYIPIANQTARKVAKKIGGIPRSSLNDVLLNAPITGHIMGGCVMGSDPEEGVIDFENKVYGYRNLRICDSSMIPVNLGVNPSLSITAMTERAMSMIPPKENKTVYSFEFEKQFGITSVVFPKI, encoded by the coding sequence ATGAAGACAGAAGAGAAAACAAACGTTCATTTTGATTACGACTTTATCATAGTAGGTTCCGGTTTTGGTGGGAGTGTTTCCGCCATGAGATTAAGCCAAAAAGGGTATTCTGTCTTGGTAATCGAGTCCGGTAAAAGATGGACTGCAAAAGAATTTCCTAAAACGAATTGGTCCGTTCACAAATATTTATGGATGCCTAGATTAGGATTTTACGGGATCCAAAGATTGAATCTTCTAAAAGATTTTTTTCTAGTTAGTGGTGCAGGAGTAGGGGGAGGTTCTTTGGTATATGCAAACACACTTTACGTTCCTTCCGATAAAACATTAAATCATCCTACATATAAAAAGATCGGTGGTAAGGACGGAATGCTTCCTTTCTATAAAGTCGCTTCCACAATGTTGGGTGTAGTTAAAAATCCTCACTTAGATGGATCAGATGCGATCTTAAAAGAGATCGCGCATGAAATGGGAAGAGGAGAAACTTTTTCAGCAACTCCTGTCGGAGTATTCTTCGGAGAAAAACAAGGACAAACGGTAGAAGATCCATTCTTCTTAGGCGATGGTCCTGAAAGAACCACATGCAATCTTTGTGGAGGCTGTATGGTTGGATGTCGTTTTAATTCAAAAAACACATTAGATAAAAATTATCTATTTTTTGCCGAAAAGTTAGGAACGAGAATACTTCCCGAAACAAAAGTAACTGATATAGTTCCTTTAAATGAAAGAGGAGAAATGGATCCGGATGCAAGCGGAGAATTCGGTTACCAACTTTCCACTCGATCTACAACCGGTTGGCTCGGTTCGCCTAAAAGGAAATTTAAGGCAAAGTCCGTTGTACTTTCGGCGGCAGTAATGGGAACTGTAGGTTTACTTTTACATTCCAGAGAAGCTGGACATATGAAACGTCTTTCTATTCGTTTGGGGGATGATGTTCGTACAAATAGCGAAACAGTTTTGGGGGTTACCAAGTTCGGAAAGGATGTGGATTTTTCTAGAGGAGTTGCGATCACTTCTTCCATTCATCCGGATGAACACACTCATATAGAGCCGGTTCGTTATTCAAAAGGTTCTGACTTTTTCGGAACTCTTGCGAGCGTTCTTACTGATGGAGGAGGTTTCTTTCCTAGACCTCTCAAATATTTTTTCACCATGTTCACTCAGCCTATATATTTTTTGAAAGCGTCATGGCCTTTCGGTTTTGCTAAAAATTCTCTCATTCTTCTAGTCATGCAAACTTTGGATAATAAGGTAAAGCTGGTTCAAAAAAGAAGAATGTCCTGGCCTTTTGAGAAGTCCATGACTTCCGCTATCGGCTCAGGTGAGAAGGTACCTTCCTATATCCCGATTGCAAATCAGACTGCAAGAAAGGTTGCGAAGAAGATAGGAGGAATTCCTAGAAGTTCTTTAAATGATGTTCTTTTGAATGCTCCTATAACCGGGCATATCATGGGCGGTTGTGTGATGGGTTCGGATCCGGAAGAAGGTGTGATCGATTTTGAGAATAAAGTTTATGGTTATAGAAATTTAAGAATATGCGATAGTTCTATGATACCTGTAAATTTAGGAGTGAATCCTTCACTTTCTATCACTGCAATGACTGAAAGAGCAATGTCTATGATCCCTCCTAAAGAGAACAAGACTGTGTATAGTTTCGAATTCGAAAAACAATTTGGGATCACGTCTGTGGTCTTTCCTAAAATCTGA